One genomic segment of Vibrio quintilis includes these proteins:
- a CDS encoding patatin-like phospholipase family protein: MAGNVRVVSERCTLGDYDQLSKYISGKNALVLQGGGQKSIFTAGVLDAFNLSNFDPFQSYYGTSAGALNLCAFLCRQCGLGKSFITDLTTQNDFFHLFAYIRKKQYLDLSWALDRIMDFPYRLDVDMGRRTLAKKKAYAAVTQVHTLKDIYLPLLESDWKDVLLASCAIPALCEQPVEVRSQPFADGGISASIPVQEAWRQGARFIAVIRTESPDTSSVVLSQQNGENGVAGFKQPLDYVQNQWQQLSEQWRSSLKKKMSAQTKISPAGVLNGGRWLFGADNLFRLSDLLGRKFDSRLADMLMIHFQTYELTLKFLATPPDDVFIIQIAPSETLRSGPLLSKKDDLLHDYALGLEAGYNFIESWESARSVLQQGSLV, translated from the coding sequence ATGGCGGGAAATGTCAGAGTAGTCTCTGAGCGGTGTACTCTCGGAGACTATGACCAATTATCAAAATATATCAGTGGTAAAAATGCTTTAGTCTTACAAGGTGGTGGTCAGAAAAGTATTTTTACTGCGGGTGTGCTTGATGCCTTCAATTTATCAAATTTTGATCCCTTTCAGTCCTATTACGGCACTTCTGCCGGTGCGTTGAACCTGTGTGCATTTTTGTGTCGCCAGTGTGGGTTGGGGAAGTCTTTTATTACCGATCTGACCACACAAAATGATTTTTTTCATTTGTTCGCTTATATCCGGAAAAAACAATATCTCGATTTGTCCTGGGCTTTAGACCGGATCATGGATTTTCCTTACCGCCTTGATGTGGATATGGGAAGAAGAACACTGGCGAAAAAGAAAGCGTATGCAGCCGTAACACAGGTACATACGCTGAAAGATATTTACCTGCCGCTGTTGGAATCAGACTGGAAGGACGTGTTACTGGCGAGCTGTGCGATTCCGGCGCTTTGTGAACAGCCTGTCGAAGTCAGGAGTCAACCCTTCGCCGATGGCGGGATTTCAGCATCAATTCCGGTTCAGGAAGCCTGGCGTCAGGGAGCGCGTTTTATCGCCGTGATTCGTACAGAAAGCCCCGATACTTCTTCCGTTGTTCTCTCTCAGCAGAATGGAGAGAATGGTGTGGCCGGATTTAAACAGCCATTGGATTATGTGCAAAATCAGTGGCAGCAATTGTCTGAACAGTGGCGGAGTTCTTTGAAAAAGAAAATGTCTGCACAGACCAAAATCTCACCAGCGGGTGTTCTCAATGGTGGACGGTGGTTATTTGGGGCAGATAACCTGTTCCGGCTCAGTGACCTGCTCGGAAGAAAGTTTGATTCCCGTCTGGCGGATATGCTGATGATTCACTTTCAAACCTATGAACTGACGCTCAAATTTCTGGCAACGCCGCCGGATGATGTGTTCATTATTCAGATTGCTCCCTCTGAAACATTGCGCTCAGGTCCGTTGCTGAGTAAGAAAGATGATTTATTACATGATTATGCACTCGGACTTGAAGCCGGGTATAACTTCATTGAAAGCTGGGAGTCTGCCAGAAGTGTGTTACAGCAAGGGTCACTGGTATAA
- the cydH gene encoding cytochrome bd-I oxidase subunit CydH, with the protein MELDLKYALVITVVVFAVLIAYGIIVLAH; encoded by the coding sequence ATGGAACTTGATTTAAAGTATGCACTGGTCATTACTGTTGTTGTCTTTGCGGTTTTAATTGCTTACGGAATTATTGTTCTGGCGCATTAA